One Mycolicibacterium goodii genomic region harbors:
- a CDS encoding ScbR family autoregulator-binding transcription factor gives MPRQARADVTRRKIITAAVDLFSEIGYPATGLGEIIERADMTKGALYYHFDSKEALAEAIITEGGASTLAAFHNITESSSPALENLIHGLFVVCDFTRTDRVAEIGLHLLQTFAGINDATERVYASWLDAISGQLHRAAAEGDLREGLDPGAAAEVILEAALGAEALSRAGSSGTDLRERIVRIWDLLLPAVVNPDSLEYFREFLARESLRRSPGAD, from the coding sequence ATGCCACGTCAAGCCCGCGCGGATGTGACCCGCCGCAAGATCATCACTGCCGCCGTCGACCTGTTCAGTGAGATAGGTTATCCGGCAACTGGATTGGGCGAGATCATCGAGCGTGCCGACATGACGAAAGGCGCGTTGTACTACCACTTCGACTCCAAGGAAGCCCTCGCCGAGGCGATCATCACCGAAGGTGGTGCGAGTACGCTCGCGGCCTTTCACAACATCACCGAATCGTCGTCCCCGGCGTTGGAGAACCTCATCCACGGACTGTTCGTCGTCTGTGACTTCACGCGCACCGACCGGGTCGCCGAGATCGGCCTGCATCTGTTGCAGACCTTCGCCGGGATCAACGACGCCACCGAACGGGTGTACGCGAGCTGGCTCGATGCGATCTCCGGACAACTGCACCGCGCGGCCGCCGAAGGCGACCTGCGTGAAGGCCTCGACCCCGGCGCCGCCGCCGAGGTGATCCTGGAGGCCGCGCTCGGGGCCGAGGCGCTGTCCCGTGCCGGCTCGTCGGGCACGGACCTTCGCGAACGGATCGTGCGCATCTGGGACCTGCTGCTCCCGGCCGTGGTCAACCCCGACTCCCTGGAGTACTTCCGCGAGTTCCTGGCGCGCGAATCCCTGCGCCGTTCACCGGGTGCCGACTAG
- a CDS encoding acyl-CoA dehydrogenase family protein, giving the protein MDLKWSRTDQEFRDEVRSFLEEKLTPDLREAGRLQTSVYSEHEASMEWQRILHERGWAAPAWPVEYGGCDWSLTQHYIFSRESTLAGAPALSPMGIRMVAHAIIKFGTDEQKSYFLPRILTGEVFFCQGYSEPEAGSDLAALSMSAVPDGDELVCTGSKIWTTHAQEANWMFALVRTTRGAKKQQGITFLLIDMTSPGITIRPLVMTSGEEVQNQVFFDEVRVPKKNVIGAIDDGWTVAKYLLEFERGGGASSPALQVLGEEIATAAAEQPGPSGGRLIDDPAFSRRLAEARIRTDVLEILEYRVLAAVAEGRNPGTASSMLKVLSTELSQLLTELSMAAAGPRGRAYQPHATRPGGPVAEFEPPADGYVSGEPWQAVAPLRYFNDRAGSIYAGSNEIQRNILAKAALGL; this is encoded by the coding sequence ATGGACCTGAAGTGGTCGAGAACCGACCAGGAGTTCCGCGACGAGGTACGCAGCTTTCTCGAGGAGAAGCTCACACCCGACCTCCGGGAGGCGGGACGCCTTCAGACGAGCGTCTACTCCGAGCACGAGGCGAGCATGGAGTGGCAGCGCATCCTGCACGAGCGGGGCTGGGCGGCCCCCGCGTGGCCCGTGGAGTACGGAGGCTGCGACTGGAGCCTGACACAGCACTACATCTTCAGCCGCGAATCCACCCTTGCGGGCGCGCCCGCGCTGTCGCCGATGGGTATCCGCATGGTGGCGCACGCCATCATCAAGTTCGGCACCGACGAGCAGAAGTCCTACTTCCTGCCCCGCATCCTGACCGGCGAGGTGTTCTTCTGTCAGGGCTACTCGGAACCCGAGGCGGGGTCGGACCTGGCGGCACTGTCGATGAGCGCCGTGCCCGACGGTGACGAGCTGGTCTGCACGGGCAGCAAGATCTGGACCACCCACGCTCAAGAGGCGAACTGGATGTTCGCGCTCGTGCGCACCACCCGCGGCGCCAAGAAACAGCAGGGCATCACATTCCTGTTGATCGACATGACGTCGCCCGGCATCACGATCCGGCCCCTGGTGATGACCTCCGGCGAAGAGGTGCAGAACCAGGTGTTCTTCGACGAGGTGCGGGTGCCGAAGAAGAACGTCATCGGCGCAATCGACGACGGTTGGACCGTCGCGAAGTACCTGCTGGAGTTCGAACGCGGCGGCGGCGCGTCGTCGCCCGCGCTGCAGGTGCTCGGCGAGGAGATCGCGACCGCGGCCGCCGAACAGCCGGGTCCGTCCGGGGGACGGTTGATCGACGACCCGGCGTTCAGTCGCAGACTGGCCGAGGCCCGCATCCGCACCGATGTTCTGGAGATCCTCGAGTACCGGGTGCTCGCGGCGGTGGCGGAGGGCCGCAATCCCGGCACGGCGTCGTCGATGCTCAAGGTCCTCAGCACCGAATTGAGCCAGCTCCTCACCGAGCTGTCGATGGCGGCCGCCGGTCCGCGTGGCCGTGCCTACCAGCCGCACGCGACGCGTCCTGGCGGTCCGGTCGCGGAGTTCGAGCCACCGGCCGACGGCTATGTCAGCGGTGAGCCGTGGCAGGCGGTTGCCCCGCTGCGCTATTTCAACGACCGCGCCGGATCGATCTACGCCGGCAGCAACGAGATTCAGCGGAACATCCTCGCCAAAGCCGCTCTGGGACTCTGA
- a CDS encoding bifunctional diguanylate cyclase/phosphodiesterase: protein MPESLDVLVTSVATQLMAVDAATSVSVSQQVLAELVSFFDVDVSFLRHNDHRAHATRLVAEWPPRPVDAATDPIAVVHFADADPVFAMAEHLKEPAVFRPEPAYDDYQRTIEAGRHIPATSMACVPLLSGDVTTGVLGFVKFGDREWRPAELNALKAIASLFAQVQARIEAEERLRYLADHDHLTGLYNRRALMAHLEARLAPGQPGPVVVMFFDLDRLKAINDYLGHTAGDAFISILAQRLQRGDDSPKLIARLGGDEFVVVPADPMSMEEATALAYRLQSVLRERVTVDGEMLTRTVSIGIAQGIPGKDSTSDVLNRADHAVLTAKGSGGNRVAVFSDAMAMEIDFRNDIELHLQSVIEGGALVLHYLPEIDMRTGEVLAAEALVRWEHPTRGLLSPDSFIGVAESINLAGELGRWVLRTACAEFSRWRSNGVGRNIVLRINVSPVQLVTDGFVESVAGIMAEFGLPRGSVCLEITESVVVQDIETTRTTLTGLHNVGVQVAIDDFGTGYSVLSLLKSLPVDTLKIDRSFVAELGSNPGDLPIVRAVIALAGAFGLQLVAEGVETERAALTLLRHGCYRAQGFLLSKPILGSEMQTLLAKGRVPVHFSAAPRM, encoded by the coding sequence GTGCCAGAGAGCCTGGACGTCCTGGTCACGTCCGTCGCCACACAGCTCATGGCGGTCGACGCGGCCACCTCGGTGTCGGTCAGCCAGCAGGTGCTCGCGGAGTTGGTGTCGTTCTTCGACGTCGATGTGAGCTTCCTGCGGCACAACGACCACCGGGCCCACGCCACGAGGCTGGTCGCCGAGTGGCCGCCGCGCCCGGTCGACGCCGCGACCGACCCGATCGCGGTCGTCCACTTCGCCGATGCCGATCCGGTGTTCGCGATGGCCGAGCACCTCAAGGAACCGGCGGTGTTCCGGCCCGAGCCCGCCTACGACGACTATCAACGCACGATCGAGGCGGGCCGCCACATCCCCGCCACCTCGATGGCGTGCGTCCCGCTGCTCAGCGGTGACGTCACCACCGGCGTGCTGGGGTTCGTCAAGTTCGGCGACCGCGAGTGGCGGCCGGCAGAACTCAACGCACTCAAGGCGATCGCGTCGTTGTTCGCCCAGGTGCAGGCCCGTATCGAGGCCGAGGAACGCCTTCGGTACCTGGCCGATCACGACCATCTGACCGGCCTGTACAACCGTCGTGCCCTGATGGCCCACCTGGAGGCACGGCTCGCTCCCGGGCAGCCCGGTCCGGTTGTGGTGATGTTCTTCGACCTGGACCGGTTGAAGGCGATCAACGACTACTTGGGACACACCGCCGGTGACGCCTTCATCAGCATCTTGGCGCAGCGCCTGCAGCGCGGTGACGATTCGCCGAAGTTGATCGCGCGCCTCGGCGGTGACGAATTCGTCGTCGTCCCGGCCGATCCGATGTCGATGGAGGAAGCCACCGCGCTCGCCTACCGGCTGCAGTCGGTGCTGCGGGAACGCGTGACCGTCGACGGCGAGATGCTCACCAGAACCGTGAGCATAGGCATCGCGCAAGGAATTCCAGGCAAGGACTCGACCTCAGATGTGCTCAACCGCGCCGACCATGCGGTGCTGACCGCCAAGGGTTCCGGCGGGAACCGGGTCGCGGTGTTCTCCGACGCGATGGCGATGGAGATCGACTTCCGCAACGACATCGAGCTGCACCTGCAGAGCGTGATCGAGGGTGGCGCACTCGTGCTGCACTACCTGCCCGAGATCGACATGCGCACCGGTGAGGTGCTCGCGGCCGAGGCGCTGGTCCGCTGGGAGCATCCCACGCGTGGTCTGCTGTCCCCCGATTCGTTCATCGGGGTGGCCGAATCGATCAACCTCGCAGGCGAACTGGGTCGGTGGGTGCTGCGCACGGCATGCGCGGAGTTCTCCCGGTGGCGGTCCAACGGGGTGGGCCGCAACATCGTGCTGCGCATCAACGTCTCACCGGTCCAGCTGGTGACGGACGGATTCGTCGAATCGGTGGCGGGCATCATGGCGGAGTTCGGCCTGCCACGCGGTTCGGTGTGCCTGGAGATCACCGAAAGCGTTGTGGTGCAGGATATCGAGACCACCCGCACCACCTTGACCGGACTGCACAACGTCGGGGTCCAAGTGGCGATCGACGATTTCGGCACGGGCTACAGCGTGCTGTCGCTGTTGAAGTCGCTTCCGGTGGACACCCTGAAGATCGACCGAAGCTTCGTCGCCGAACTCGGCTCCAACCCGGGCGACCTACCCATCGTGCGCGCCGTGATCGCACTGGCCGGAGCGTTCGGACTACAACTGGTGGCCGAGGGTGTCGAGACCGAGCGCGCCGCACTCACCCTGCTCCGACACGGATGTTACCGGGCGCAGGGTTTCTTGCTCTCCAAGCCGATCCTGGGCAGCGAGATGCAGACCCTTCTTGCGAAAGGTCGTGTGCCGGTGCATTTCTCAGCCGCTCCACGCATGTGA
- a CDS encoding TetR/AcrR family transcriptional regulator yields MTEQLDRRADLTRLQILQAASRQFARTPYSLVSLDDILADAEVTKGALYFHFRSKHALACAIVERHAEQARTTTEDVAARNLSGLETLIDISYQLAVDDISDPMTRAGLNLVESIGRTEDLGARVLADWIARFTAIGRRAVAEGDLTAESDPEVLARLLVSMYLGIRQTSELEDAQRFLQDLERSWQFVLPGVANPDRLGYLRQFIRRRTTLTARKAVPLHPEPPAHTRAGSA; encoded by the coding sequence GTGACTGAGCAGCTCGACCGCCGAGCAGACCTCACCCGGCTCCAGATCCTGCAAGCCGCGTCCCGGCAGTTCGCTCGGACCCCGTACAGTCTGGTGAGCCTCGACGACATCCTCGCCGATGCCGAGGTCACCAAGGGCGCCCTGTATTTCCACTTCCGGTCCAAGCACGCGCTGGCGTGTGCGATCGTCGAACGCCATGCCGAACAGGCGCGCACCACCACCGAGGACGTGGCCGCACGCAATCTGTCCGGCCTGGAGACCCTGATCGACATCAGCTACCAGCTCGCGGTCGACGACATCAGTGACCCGATGACGCGTGCCGGACTCAACCTGGTCGAGTCCATCGGGCGCACCGAGGACCTGGGCGCACGCGTGCTGGCCGACTGGATCGCGCGATTCACCGCGATCGGGCGGCGCGCCGTCGCCGAGGGCGATCTGACCGCCGAGAGCGATCCGGAGGTCCTGGCCCGGCTGTTGGTGTCGATGTACCTGGGCATCCGTCAGACCAGCGAACTGGAGGACGCGCAGCGGTTCCTACAGGATCTGGAGCGCAGCTGGCAGTTCGTGCTACCGGGCGTCGCAAACCCCGATCGACTCGGTTATCTTCGGCAGTTCATCCGCCGTCGGACGACGCTCACGGCGCGAAAGGCCGTACCGCTGCATCCCGAGCCGCCGGCGCACACGCGCGCCGGTTCAGCTTGA
- a CDS encoding acyl-CoA dehydrogenase family protein codes for MDFNLTKEQELLRDGLTKFLSSRYDLQTSRTAAKLGEGWQPDIWRGFADELGILGATLPEEAGGIGGGGVEAMVIAEALGHALVIEPFVDTVVVAGGLLQRAGGDAARKVLEALVGGTAVVAMAATEPTSGDNWHSVETTARRDGDTWVLDGSKIVVVNAPFATHLLVTARTSGNASGQDGISLFLVEIDSLGSGFEAHHYRTVDDRRASDLVFDGLRLPASALLGAEGQAGASLELARDEGAAAVCAEAVGAMRKVLADTVEYCKQRQQFGRPIGGFQALQHRMVDMHMEVEQAAAAVYLAVLNLDSAAATRAKAVSAAKATVGRAARFVGQNAVQLHGGMGMTEELAIGHYFKRLTAVQYEYGSTDAHITRYAELTRP; via the coding sequence ATGGACTTCAACCTGACCAAGGAACAGGAACTGCTGCGCGACGGGCTGACCAAGTTCCTGTCGAGCCGCTACGACCTGCAGACCAGCCGTACCGCCGCGAAACTCGGCGAGGGCTGGCAGCCGGACATCTGGCGTGGATTCGCCGACGAGCTCGGCATCCTCGGTGCGACGCTGCCCGAGGAAGCCGGCGGAATCGGCGGAGGAGGGGTCGAGGCGATGGTGATCGCCGAGGCGCTGGGCCACGCCCTGGTCATCGAACCCTTCGTCGACACCGTCGTCGTCGCAGGCGGGCTCCTGCAGCGTGCGGGCGGCGACGCCGCGCGAAAAGTGCTCGAAGCCCTGGTGGGCGGCACGGCCGTCGTCGCGATGGCCGCGACCGAACCGACGTCCGGCGACAACTGGCACAGCGTCGAGACCACGGCCCGCCGCGACGGCGACACGTGGGTACTCGACGGCTCGAAGATCGTCGTGGTGAACGCACCGTTCGCAACGCATCTGCTGGTCACCGCACGCACGTCCGGCAACGCATCGGGTCAGGACGGGATCTCGCTGTTTCTCGTCGAGATCGACTCGCTGGGAAGCGGTTTCGAGGCGCATCACTACCGCACCGTCGACGACCGCAGGGCCTCGGACCTGGTGTTCGACGGACTGCGACTGCCCGCATCGGCGCTGCTGGGCGCCGAGGGCCAGGCCGGCGCTTCGCTGGAACTCGCGCGTGACGAGGGCGCTGCCGCGGTGTGCGCCGAGGCCGTCGGCGCGATGCGGAAGGTGCTCGCCGACACCGTCGAGTACTGCAAGCAGCGTCAGCAGTTCGGCCGGCCGATCGGTGGCTTCCAGGCCCTGCAGCATCGCATGGTCGACATGCACATGGAGGTCGAACAGGCGGCGGCCGCCGTGTACCTCGCGGTGCTCAACCTCGACTCGGCTGCGGCCACGCGCGCCAAGGCGGTCTCGGCCGCCAAGGCCACGGTGGGCCGGGCCGCACGCTTCGTCGGCCAGAACGCGGTGCAGTTGCACGGCGGTATGGGCATGACCGAGGAGCTGGCGATCGGTCACTACTTCAAGCGCCTCACGGCCGTGCAGTACGAGTACGGCTCGACCGACGCGCACATCACCCGGTACGCCGAGCTCACGCGCCCATAA
- a CDS encoding PAS domain S-box protein produces the protein MELLQQMPALVVLERFPVPVLAIAEDGSILFANTAFGEMVGLSNGAVMELKFAEIFHSLPADDSAVSVVRAHADLIVELQHQDGSIVRARMSKSALLRGDDPVALACFQDLTEKLWTEEL, from the coding sequence ATGGAGCTGCTGCAGCAGATGCCCGCGCTGGTGGTGCTGGAGCGGTTCCCGGTGCCGGTGCTCGCGATCGCCGAGGATGGCTCGATCCTGTTCGCCAACACCGCCTTCGGCGAGATGGTCGGACTTAGCAACGGCGCCGTCATGGAATTGAAGTTCGCTGAGATCTTCCATTCGCTGCCCGCCGACGATTCCGCGGTCTCGGTGGTCCGTGCCCATGCCGACCTCATCGTCGAACTGCAGCACCAGGACGGTTCGATCGTGCGGGCACGCATGAGCAAGTCGGCGCTCCTGCGCGGCGACGATCCCGTCGCCCTCGCGTGCTTCCAGGACCTCACCGAGAAGCTGTGGACCGAGGAACTCTGA
- the atzF gene encoding allophanate hydrolase, whose protein sequence is MTGKIAEIYRKIERTGRTEVFIHLRPREEVEADYASAIAGPLAGLVLAVKDNVDVAGLPTTAACPGYSHVPDADAPVVAALKAAGAVVIGKTNLDQFATGLVGTRSPYGAVRDAHRPEYISGGSSSGSAVAVALGFADIAIGTDTAGSGRVPAGLQGIIGIKPTLGVVPTTGVVPACASYDCVTVFAADLPTAQTAMAVMATAEPHRDWPADLRLAAPPVPRVAVPDQVPELDAAWQAALTEAIRRAQAAGFEIVPIDMTAFFAAADLLYNGALVAERWDAVGEFVDGAGPDAGLDPTVSAIISAAGRHSAADLLRDRRRVEQLREEAFAALSGCDALLVPTAPAHPRIADVAVDPVGVNARMGRFTNFCNLFDMCAIAVPAGTVSDGAQFGITMLAPAFHDAVVADLAARFLAEPATASWPEQAGTAVTELAVFGAHLRGQPLEHQLTSRGARWAGPVATAPRYRLFALDTEPRKPGLVRVDDGGAAIVGERWVLSPAALGAFLAELPAPMMLGRVELSDGRWVTGFGCDHAAPSHGRDITEYGGWLAAQADSPV, encoded by the coding sequence GTGACGGGCAAGATCGCTGAGATCTACCGCAAGATCGAGCGCACCGGCCGCACCGAGGTGTTCATCCACCTCAGACCCCGCGAGGAGGTCGAGGCCGACTACGCATCGGCCATCGCGGGGCCTTTGGCCGGACTGGTGCTCGCCGTCAAGGACAACGTGGACGTCGCCGGGCTGCCGACCACCGCGGCGTGCCCCGGTTACAGCCATGTGCCCGACGCGGATGCTCCGGTGGTGGCCGCGCTGAAGGCCGCGGGCGCCGTCGTCATCGGCAAGACCAACCTCGACCAGTTCGCCACCGGCCTCGTCGGCACCCGCAGCCCGTACGGCGCGGTACGAGATGCCCATCGACCCGAATACATCTCCGGCGGTTCGAGTTCGGGCTCGGCGGTCGCGGTCGCACTCGGCTTCGCCGACATCGCGATCGGTACCGACACCGCCGGCTCGGGTCGCGTGCCCGCGGGCCTGCAGGGGATCATCGGCATCAAACCGACCCTCGGCGTGGTCCCGACCACCGGTGTGGTCCCCGCGTGCGCGAGCTACGACTGCGTGACGGTCTTCGCCGCCGACCTGCCGACCGCACAGACGGCCATGGCCGTCATGGCGACAGCGGAACCACACCGGGACTGGCCCGCCGATCTCCGGTTGGCCGCCCCGCCGGTGCCTCGCGTCGCGGTGCCCGATCAGGTGCCCGAACTCGACGCCGCGTGGCAGGCCGCGCTCACCGAGGCCATCCGGCGTGCGCAGGCCGCCGGGTTCGAGATCGTGCCGATCGACATGACGGCCTTCTTCGCCGCGGCCGACCTGCTGTACAACGGGGCACTCGTCGCCGAGCGGTGGGACGCCGTCGGGGAATTCGTCGACGGCGCGGGGCCGGATGCCGGATTGGACCCCACGGTGTCGGCGATCATCAGCGCCGCCGGTCGGCACTCGGCGGCCGATCTGCTGCGCGACCGCAGACGCGTCGAGCAGCTTCGTGAGGAGGCGTTCGCGGCGCTCTCAGGGTGTGATGCGCTGCTGGTCCCCACCGCACCGGCTCATCCGCGGATCGCCGACGTCGCGGTCGACCCGGTCGGCGTGAACGCCCGGATGGGTCGGTTCACCAACTTCTGCAACCTGTTCGACATGTGCGCCATCGCGGTTCCCGCGGGCACGGTCTCCGACGGCGCACAATTCGGCATCACGATGCTGGCACCGGCCTTCCACGACGCCGTCGTCGCCGATCTCGCGGCACGCTTCCTCGCCGAGCCCGCGACCGCGTCGTGGCCCGAGCAGGCCGGCACTGCGGTGACCGAGCTCGCGGTGTTCGGGGCACACCTGCGTGGTCAGCCGCTGGAACATCAGCTGACCAGCCGCGGCGCGCGTTGGGCCGGACCGGTCGCCACCGCACCGCGCTACCGGTTGTTCGCGCTCGACACCGAACCGCGCAAGCCGGGCCTGGTGCGCGTCGACGACGGTGGTGCGGCGATCGTGGGGGAGCGGTGGGTGCTCTCACCGGCGGCCCTTGGCGCGTTTCTCGCCGAACTGCCCGCGCCGATGATGCTCGGCAGGGTCGAGTTGAGCGACGGTCGTTGGGTGACGGGTTTCGGCTGTGATCACGCCGCGCCTTCGCACGGCCGCGACATCACCGAGTACGGCGGGTGGCTGGCGGCTCAGGCGGATTCGCCGGTATGA
- a CDS encoding MerR family transcriptional regulator, translating into MDGLIVGEVAKRFRITVRTLHHYDEIGLLTPSRRAASGYRVYTTSDLTRLSQIIVYRRLEFSLEEIASLLDEGDEVSHLVRQRERVMSRIDEMRGLVEAIDQALEKAMTNTPMTDDDMRELFGEDFDDYQAEAEQRWGETPEWKESQRRTKSYGKEDWIRIKAEGEAVEKALADAFRSGLPADSEVAMDAAEQHRLQVNRWFYDCPPEFHRKLGDMYVSDPAYVARYDESFGLPGLAAFCRDAIHANADRAAGR; encoded by the coding sequence GTGGACGGTCTCATCGTCGGCGAGGTCGCCAAGCGATTTCGCATCACGGTCCGGACACTTCACCACTACGACGAGATCGGGTTGCTGACCCCCAGCCGGCGCGCGGCCTCGGGATACCGGGTCTACACGACGTCCGACCTGACGCGGCTGTCCCAGATCATCGTGTACCGCCGGCTCGAGTTCTCCCTCGAAGAGATCGCGAGCCTGCTCGATGAAGGCGACGAGGTCAGTCACCTGGTTCGTCAGCGCGAACGCGTCATGTCCCGGATCGACGAGATGAGAGGTCTCGTCGAGGCGATCGATCAGGCATTGGAGAAGGCGATGACGAACACCCCCATGACCGATGACGACATGCGCGAACTCTTCGGCGAGGACTTCGACGACTATCAGGCCGAGGCCGAGCAGAGGTGGGGCGAGACACCGGAGTGGAAGGAATCACAGCGTCGGACGAAGTCGTACGGCAAGGAGGACTGGATCCGGATCAAGGCCGAGGGTGAAGCCGTCGAGAAAGCTCTGGCCGACGCCTTCCGCAGCGGCCTTCCGGCCGACTCGGAGGTGGCGATGGATGCGGCCGAGCAGCACCGGCTCCAGGTGAACCGCTGGTTCTACGACTGCCCGCCGGAGTTCCACCGCAAGCTGGGGGACATGTACGTCAGCGACCCGGCATACGTCGCAAGGTACGACGAGTCGTTCGGGCTTCCCGGCCTGGCGGCGTTCTGTCGTGACGCCATCCACGCCAACGCCGATCGTGCCGCAGGCCGCTAG
- the purU gene encoding formyltetrahydrofolate deformylase, with translation MAQEYPKANALPAHDVGRLLLRCADRPGLVAAISGFLTAAGANIVSLDQHSTEQAGGTFIQRTIFHLPGLTAVRDDLERSFREQVAGPFEMDFRLTEAAKPKRVALMASREDHCLLDLLWRNRRGELPMSVVMVIANHPDLAEQVRAFGVPFIYVPATRENRAEAEQRLLELLRGNVDLVVLARYMQILTPEFLDAVGCPLINIHHSFLPAFIGAAPYRRAKERGVKLVGATAHYVTEDLDEGPIIEQDVVRVDHRHTVEDLVRLGADVERLVLSRAVLWHCEDRVIRFGNQTVVF, from the coding sequence ATGGCGCAGGAGTACCCGAAGGCGAACGCTCTACCCGCTCACGACGTGGGCAGGTTGTTGCTGCGTTGTGCCGATCGGCCCGGATTGGTTGCGGCCATCAGTGGGTTCCTGACCGCCGCCGGCGCCAACATCGTGTCGTTGGATCAGCACTCCACAGAGCAGGCCGGCGGCACCTTCATCCAGCGCACCATCTTCCATCTGCCCGGGCTCACCGCGGTGCGCGACGACCTCGAGCGGTCGTTCCGCGAGCAGGTGGCGGGGCCGTTCGAGATGGACTTCCGGCTCACCGAGGCGGCCAAGCCCAAGCGGGTGGCCCTGATGGCCTCGCGTGAGGACCATTGCCTGCTGGATCTGCTGTGGCGCAACCGGCGCGGCGAACTGCCGATGTCGGTGGTGATGGTGATCGCCAACCATCCCGATCTGGCCGAGCAGGTGCGCGCGTTCGGCGTGCCCTTCATCTATGTCCCGGCCACCAGGGAAAACCGTGCGGAAGCCGAGCAGCGCCTCCTCGAGCTGCTGCGCGGCAACGTCGATCTGGTGGTGCTGGCCCGTTACATGCAGATCCTCACCCCGGAGTTCCTCGATGCGGTCGGCTGCCCGCTGATCAACATCCACCACTCGTTCCTGCCCGCGTTCATCGGCGCGGCACCGTACCGCCGCGCCAAAGAGCGCGGTGTCAAACTCGTCGGAGCAACAGCGCATTACGTGACCGAGGATCTCGACGAAGGGCCGATCATCGAGCAGGATGTGGTCCGCGTGGATCACCGGCACACTGTCGAGGATCTCGTTCGCCTGGGTGCCGATGTGGAACGGCTGGTGTTGTCGCGAGCGGTCCTGTGGCACTGTGAAGACCGCGTGATCCGGTTCGGTAATCAGACCGTGGTCTTCTGA
- a CDS encoding DMT family transporter, protein MSVRGWVLFGAMSIIWGIPYLLIKVAVEGVSVPVLVLARTAVGALVLLPLAMSRAAWTPVLRHWKPVLVFAFFEIIAAWALLTDAERHLTSSMTGLLIAAAPIIAAVLDRLTGGERLDPKRIAGLFVGLSGVAVLAGPGLAGGHAWPVLEVLLVATCYAIAPLVAARYLGDVPSLPMTAACLTVAALIYTTPAVLTWPEAMPSTRVLVALAALAVICTALAFIVFFALIREVGAARALVFTYVNPAVALAAGVIVLGEPLTAYNIGGLVLILAGSVLATRRASQTGREREPAAESQADSRSQFIPANPPEPPATRRTR, encoded by the coding sequence GTGAGCGTGCGGGGCTGGGTGCTGTTCGGCGCGATGAGCATCATCTGGGGTATCCCCTACCTGCTGATCAAGGTCGCCGTCGAGGGTGTCTCGGTACCGGTGCTGGTGCTCGCCCGCACCGCGGTCGGTGCACTGGTCCTGCTGCCGTTGGCGATGTCGCGTGCGGCGTGGACCCCGGTGCTACGCCATTGGAAGCCCGTGCTGGTGTTCGCGTTCTTCGAGATCATCGCCGCGTGGGCGCTGCTGACTGATGCCGAGAGGCACCTGACGAGTTCCATGACGGGGTTGCTGATCGCGGCCGCCCCGATCATCGCCGCGGTCCTCGACCGGCTCACCGGCGGCGAGCGCCTGGATCCGAAGCGCATCGCCGGGCTCTTCGTGGGCCTGTCCGGCGTCGCAGTGCTCGCCGGCCCCGGGCTCGCGGGCGGACATGCGTGGCCCGTGCTCGAGGTGCTGCTGGTGGCAACGTGTTACGCGATCGCCCCGCTGGTGGCGGCCCGTTACCTGGGTGATGTGCCCAGCCTGCCGATGACGGCGGCGTGCCTGACCGTGGCCGCGTTGATCTACACCACCCCGGCGGTGCTGACCTGGCCCGAAGCGATGCCTTCCACACGGGTGCTGGTGGCTCTGGCCGCGCTGGCGGTGATCTGCACGGCCCTGGCCTTCATCGTGTTCTTCGCGCTGATCCGTGAAGTGGGTGCGGCCCGCGCCCTGGTGTTCACCTACGTCAACCCCGCGGTGGCGCTGGCCGCCGGCGTGATCGTGCTGGGTGAACCGCTCACGGCGTACAACATCGGCGGGCTGGTGCTGATCCTCGCCGGGTCGGTGCTGGCGACGCGCAGAGCTTCGCAGACCGGCCGCGAACGTGAACCGGCTGCGGAGAGCCAGGCCGATTCTCGCAGCCAGTTCATACCGGCGAATCCGCCTGAGCCGCCAGCCACCCGCCGTACTCGGTGA